The sequence CAATGTTCTTTTATGCCCATTGAAGAATATGAATTTATCATCTACAAACATTAGATGAGATGGCTGGCATCCATTTCTATTGACCATTGTTTGTATTAACCCTTCTTGAATCATTATTGTTATATTTCTACTCAAAACCTCCTCAACTATCACAAATAAAATGGGAGAAAGTGAATTGATCGATGAGAGAAGTTCTTCTTTTGCAGTTTCACTAATGAGTTGAGTGGGTCTCCCTGTCTGAGCCCTCTTCTCACATCAAAAAAGCCAAATAGTCCACCATTTACTAACACAGATATTCTTGCAGATTCTAATATTGTTCTCAACCATTTAATTCCCACATCAGATAAACCAAAATGTTTAAGTGTTTTAAAAATGAATTCCTAGCTCATTGAATCAAAAGCTTGTGTGATGTCCAACTTCAAACTTACATTACCTCCTCTTCTATTTGTATTCATCTCATTCACCAGCTCAGATGCAAGTacatttttttcttgaatattcctTCCTTTTATAAAAGCAACTTGCTGATAGGATATCACCTTGTGAAGTACTGCATGTATTCTTGTTGTTATAATCCTTGTGatgattttaaaacaaaaattggACAATCCAATTGGTCTAAATTGTTCTGTTCTTTTGGCTCCAGCCACTTTAGGCAACAAGAAAATAAAACTGGAGTTCATTCCTCTTGGTATAAATATACATCTCCAACAGTACTGTATTGCATCTATCAAGTCTTGACAAATTATATCCCATGAAAATCTATAGAAACTACCTGGAAAACCATCAGGTCCAGGTGAACTATTTGGATCCATTGTGAAAACTTCATCTTTGATCTCTTATGCTGAAGGTAAATGGTCCATCTGAGCATTCTCTTCATCAGTTATTACCTTGGGAATAGTGTCAAAAAGATCTTCATTCAATATGACTTCTTGATATTCAAATTTCTTCTTGAAATGATTCACcaataactctgaaatactttcatGATCTGCTACAATATTGCCATTTGCATCCTCAAGTTCAACAATATTATTATGTGCATTTTTGACATTTATAGATGTATGTAAGAAACCAGTATTTGCACCTCCTTCTTTCACCCATTTAACTCTTGACTTTGACCTCAACAGTTCATCATATTGTTGAGCAGCTAACTCATGTTTTCCCCTTGCTGTAACTAGCCTGTTAAGTAGTTCCACATTTTCTGGTTGAGCATCTGAGATTAAGGAAGCATTGATaacttcatcttcagtttctTTGACCATAACtctcaagtctccaaatacctccCAATTCCACGTCTTAACATCTATTTTGAATCTTTTTGGTTTACTCATAAATCTAAATGCAGGATTTCCAGAACATTCTTCCTCCCAAGATTTTTGTATAAGCTGCATAAATTCAGGATGAGAAGTCCATACTTTTTGTTATTTAAATGGTATATTGTTTGGTTTAGGAATGTCAGTTGTGCCACCCATCAATGCTCCATGATCAGATACATCCCTAACCCCAAATTTATATCACCAATAAACATACCTCTCCATCCACTTAACATTTAAGAAAGCCTTATCAAGATCACATAAAATCTTCTTCTTGCGCACCCTATTATTGCACCAAGAGTACTGAATTCCTAATTTTGGTGGTTGTAGAAGACCACAATAATCCAAGCATTTATTAAAATATGACATTGAAACTCTTAGTGGGCTTCTACCTCCTACTTTCTCATCACAACTTAAAACAGTGTTAAAATCACCAATGATCAACCATGGACAGTTCATTTCactaattttcattaattcttcCCAAAGTGCTCTTCTATCCACTGTTAGGCATGCAGCATGAATACCAGTAACTAAAAAATCCCCAACTCTAATAGTAATAGCTTGTTTAGTATTTGAAACGACAAATGGAGTAGACAATGAAGAATGCCATAATAGCCAAATATTTCCTTTCTCAATATCACTAGAGTTATGAATTAACATATGACTCGTTCCAGGCAACCTTAAATTCTTAACAAAATTACTTCTTACTCTTACTTTAGGATCAGCTAACCAAATCAGTGAAGGCCTAAATTGATTTACTAAAGATCTTAGTTTATCTTTGGCCCTAATTCTTTTAAGGCCTCTGATATTCCAGAATAAAACTCTCATTGAGAAAAGGTATTGTGAGAAGATTCAGGACCTCTGATTCctttatttttaactaaattttTCCCAGCTAGTTTTCTTGTTGTAATCATACATATACCTTTGGGTTGTGCTCCTTTGTTACTTTCCTTAGCAGCTTTTCCAGTAGTTAGGCTTTTTGCACCCTTTTTTGGGGATTTTATAATTTCTTCTGAACTTTGCTCTTCAACTACTTCCACCAGTACTTGAAATTTTCTTGCAGATGCAAAAGACTCTAGAGCACCAAAGTGTAATGAGGAAGTATTTTGTAAACCAATATCAGGAGTTACCATTTGATTTtgaatatttgtttcaattggaaACAATGAAGGAATACTAGTAGATGCTCTAAGCAAGCTCTCTGCAGATAATGGTGGAAAATCATCTGTAGAAAAAGAACAACCTGCCTGTCCACTGCCTGAATTATCACTCTTCTGAACATTCTTTTCAAAATAAATATTAACATTCTCATCATCACTTAAAATCATATTCTCAACTTCATGTGGTCTTGGAGTTTTAGAAGTGTTACAAATATTAAAACCAACTTGCTGTTGTTGTTACTTCTCCTTCTGCTTCCAAATCTTCCTTTTAACAAAATAGTTTTTCCATAACCAATATCATCTTGTGAATTTTCTTTTCTCTGCAATCTTCATTCAGTTACTAAGTGTCCAACCACTTTGCAATGACTATAGGAACTTGGTAACTTTGGTGTTTGTACTTCTTGTTCAAAACTTCCATACTTGGATTTTACTAAAACATGATGAGGTATATTATTTTCCAAGTATGCTTCAACAAGAACACTAGCATAATAACTTACTTTTCTTTTAAGAGTTGTTATATCCACCTTTATAGCTCTACCAAATGTATCACCCAAAGACATAAGAATTTTCTCCTTCCAATATTCAATTCCTAGACCAGGAAGGTTAATCCAAACAAAAGCAGTAGTTGTCTTCTGAGCAGCAGGGTTGAAATTTGTTTCCCAAAATCGCAGTTTGAGGATTTGAGATTCCACCTTCCAAAACCCATTCCAAGTATACTTCATATCAACTTCATTAGCAAGTTTAATAATGAAAATCCTTTTCCAAGAGGTATCAATTGATAATTACCCGAAGTTTTCCACTGTTTCCTTAATGACTCTTCAGCAACAGCAAATTTCATCTTGACAAAATCCAGTCTACGAATTAAACTAAACTGACATTTATTCAAACTATCATCTATATCTTCATCAGAAATATAACACGATACCGATGGAGTTTCACTCTCAATTCTCCTCGGATTTGATTCAGAAGAAAAGAAACTAAAAGTATTATTGTTCATCTTAGATCCAGATTCCATAGTTAATAGAAAACTCGAAACCGACCCAAAATAGAttaaaaatcagcagaaatcttGTTCAGACAAGTATTAtagtaaaaatcaccaccaatcattaatctataggttttacctaatatgcaaaagatgtaagtattgattaagggggagaaacatatcaccgtagtattacttcagagttgagatacaattgaactttagaGAAAGTGATTTTAGGTGCCTTATTCTGATTGATAGCAGCATATCACTTCAAGTACGAACAAATAAAGAGTTTCTCTCTGCCAAGAAGGCAATCTTGCATATCCTGTTTCTCCGAATTCGCTACTCGCTGCCACCGTTGGAACCAATGAAGCAAATGATTGACCCATCATATCATCTGAAGAAACAGAAAATACCAAAAAGTTCACATTCACTGGAATAATACTATATTTATGTACAACGAcgattgagaacatttgttttctaAAGTTGTTATCACTATGGAATCGATTCTTCGACAACAACGATGATgtgttgaacacgttcagaatcattggagcTTGAAacacgaagagttcaaggagttgaagatgccaaggaaatcaagacatgttgaATTCAAGAAGTTGTCGAagttttattttttatccatatgtattgatagttttgtcactagtgttgataTTTTTATCGAAGCTTTATTTTTTTATCCACAAGTGTCGATATCTCAAGACTGTTGTCAAATTTAGCtgtcaaaactatgtcttgatttctagtctacaattagttaagtcttggactaggatagaaatgtagttgagaaacagaggatcacgacagtcatcattgtgtTTCACcctttgaaggagaagatcaaccgaagcttttggagaatttcatcaacaaaaggtaagtgaaaactgaaccacatatatctcaagttatattcacttttttatcatctgagacgatgtcgcataactaattagactagtatgcatagacacgaatttcgagtcaagtttatcttgataatttctcgaaatataatggctAAGCTTTATGAACATCTGTTCATACTTGACGGATTTCGGTTAAGGATAATTTACTGTTCGGAATCAAattcatgattcaagtttatctttcggaaataacctggaacattgatatgtgtcattgatgttattcaggaatgtttcgaatcgatttagagaaatatagaactacaatTGATTTGGATACAAGACAATGGTATCAATTTTACtaggaaaactgttatatgtctgaacccATATTACATATGCTCATACCCgtagaagatatatatatatatatatatatatatatatatatatatatatatatatatatatatatatatatatgtatatatatcgacttacagattagtggtacgcatattcttatgtatatcacATGAAAATCTGTGTGACTCGTAAACCGGATTGGCATGCATATTTGTATGCATACCATTCTTGAACTGTGATTACGGAACCAGGgtgagtatccaaaccggtacgcaaacgtAAACAGTTATGTGTTCCTGAACTCGGTAGAATTTCCAAACCGGTAAACAAAACGATTTAGTTATGCTCCGAAACCGGCGACAATTTTAAAGTATctaaaccggtacgcaaaccttaAAACTTATGTGAACTCCGGTCTtaggtttggtggaaagtttgcaaactggtacgcaaacctaaaaatttctgtGAACTCTGGAACTTGGTTTGGGTTTAAAGTTTCCAAAACGGTATGCGTACTGTGACTGAACCGACCCACGAACGACAATGAGATTTTTACCTTATACACCTACTAACCgtgtcgattatattttcaagcgtttttaaattatttatatgagataattagcatttgattaattctctataaacactagacttatttgatcacatgtttgtgactcagagttaatgtcttatgtgttcatgaaaatgaagattaagattttaagttcaaactggctggtttcggctaaccatgttgaacataatcTTTGTACACGATTCGGTTACGttctcacctaaccagagtgtataacttgcttatgtaaatcagattcaaagattcattgtttgcttggttccaaacctatcttagcttaaacctaaagcaacatatgcttGAATGTATATAATAGGGGAACTCCAagtaactgggatctttgaatcctgacactactttttggtgtgtcctagttgtatctagagtcgtcctctccagaaacccttttagggtttagcgactacaaagtcttctttgggattcgtgaagccaggtcttgataacttgagtatccttatcttgattgtttgtagagctagCTCCAACGATAAAGATAGATATATATCATAAAAGTTGTCTCCGTCTCAAACTttattgattccacaagttttatacctgtgaggtgaataataatctaggctgcacttcgggttgcataagtccggattttgggAATAGCTTGACTTTGTCAAATTGGTATCggtttccatcaccttgatcctacgtttgattttgatcatactTTTCGATTGTAATCAGGAAATCAACTATATAGGCTTAATctttgggaggcagatttggtttaaaatcttcaattgagttgaagcaacactTAGTTGGTATGAtgtcatataagggaatcaattgtgcggagtcctgctgggattcaagaggcgtaaggagcgcgattgtaccttaatcggtgggataccttttatgactcaactacattccagtctgaagttaattggtagtaggctagtgtctgtagcgacttaatacaatttgatgttcaatctagactagatcccgtggtttttctgcatttgcagtttcctcgtcaaaaaaacttctggtatcaatgttatttcttttttcacattatattgtttatctttataatttaaatatcccATATTGcgcgttgatcaatcatagtagagacattcgacctagtttgttggatacgacttgattgattctgtGTATTGGTcttttggtatcgtccaagttatctctttgtaattaggttcacagattcaattGTGTAAACGTTATAAtagcaagagatagagatataactctaagatACTATTCcctgattgagtttaactctcggatttgtattgagtttgtccatactgaTTGCCTaaaaaaaaagtggtggtgtattttggtacccccgcattttcaattctTATGCAGTTATTTTTAGAGTATCAACACCAAACATAATGGTTGCGTGTTTCATTTGGCTATAGCTTAAATGTAGCAAAGAGAAGTGAGAGTGAAAGTGCATCTCACTATAGGAGTCTTTCATCGCTTAGCCTACAGAGACTGAAAATGAGTTTCCATGCAAAATAATGCAATACAGAAAATGAGTttcagtaaaaaaaaatcaatcttttaTCCGGTTGATGTAGATAAATATTTTTTATGGGTtgaaaaatattcaagagaaaaacAAGGAGATATAATAGAGAAAGGGCGAGTTAAAAGAGAAATATTATGAGTAAAAGTAGATTAAAAATGAAGATTAGATACGGAAACTCAGTATCCTTCTAAAATGTCAGTTTTCGtgctgacaaaaaaaaaaaccaaaggaGGAACAAGTTCCATTGTTTAGCTAAACCAAACGAATTCGCACATTAAAGCCAAGCAATGGTTTATAGTCCTTGCCTACTAACAATGTCCGGTCTAATCAGGTAAACTAAGATATGTTTAGTTATCTTATGCGATACCGGAAAATACACGTGAAAATACATTTATTTATTTCAACAAAATCAAAATACATATTAAAAAttaggttatttggtttttggtaatCATATTTTGACCAAAAACTAGCTTTGATCTAGCATTTGTCCATCCTTTGCGTTTGATCTAAAGACCAACATTAACTTTCATTGACCATTATAGACttgattttaattaaatttgttaaATAAATTATATGAGTTTCCAAGTCTACCCTTGAATCCAAGGTCTTGATTTACAATATAATTTTCTCCCAAGTCTACCCTTGAATCCAAGGTCTTGATTTACAATATAATTTTCTCCCTCCATAGTTCGTTTACAACTTTTATCCACAAGAAATAGTTGCACCATCAACTTTTATCCACAAAATCTAAGcaccaaaaatcaaataaaccTTAAAAATAACAGATTGGCACGTAATGTATACTAATGTACGAAGCGTGTAGATAGATATATTATAGTCCTTATATTATATGCTAGTATTTCTCTTTCTATCAGGgtcttatggaaattccttgtcATTTAAAGATTTTGGAAAAGATCGATTTTGAAGGTTTTTGATCATTTCCCAACCAATTCTGCATATGAACTCCAATTGCATCCAAATAGGAACTACACCGTCCATGAAAGCCGAccactttcccttgagtcattgTCGAACTAAAAAATGTACCAGCTTCCACCCCGTATGGACCATACTTCCCCCTACTGGTATAAAATGTAAGAGATTTAATTGCTTCCACTGTTTCGTCTCCAACAATATCGCCATAGTAACACAAGttaatgttggaatattttcaacgccgctaaccaaaggggggtcctggagggcatcgccccccaggctgtggtcgacctgacctgtcaggtcgtgggggtccaggggagaccgcccctggtgggggtttcaagggggcaacgcccccggaagaattttttgaactgaaggttttatttggccaataaaagcctgttcgaaaatttcgaatccaaaagacaccattgatgtctgttgatgaaggaacctgacgtttcgtgaatagaaacctgttggcgaataaaaaaaacctattcccaacaggtgcaaaaccctttataaatagcttctcccagtttcgtttaacatataagaaaaatcaatctgttttctctatttcaaaaaagcatcatcagaaatcagaaatctctttgtgtgttcttgattgaatcaaggggtacaaaccttgaattcagttttcgttgcagggctttcattgtatcctgaaggcaatatttcgcatacctgttgtaaatttcactttaatggtccgcattctgcatgaatatttttctaaatttcaccttgttttctttgtatcttaggatggtctcgatcattTTTTACTGAAGAcgttgtaaaaatgagtgatatgctttcttacctaaaagcataatgggaagggggttgtgcatctagtaatttagaaaacacttattgagagacatgtcgtcactttgcattctgtcaatctttttcccattttcgttcactcaaataaactGATATTTATacgagttctttcaaaacaatcatcatgtcacaaccaaagtttc is a genomic window of Papaver somniferum cultivar HN1 unplaced genomic scaffold, ASM357369v1 unplaced-scaffold_137, whole genome shotgun sequence containing:
- the LOC113334620 gene encoding uncharacterized protein LOC113334620, encoding MDPNSSPGPDGFPGSFYRFSWDIICQDLIDAIQYCWRCIFIPRGMNSSFIFLLPKVAGAKRTEQFRPIGLSNFCFKIITRIITTRIHAVLHKVISYQQVAFIKGRNIQEKNVLASELVNEMNTNRRGGNRAQTGRPTQLISETAKEELLSSINSLSPILFVIVEEVLSRNITIMIQEGLIQTMVNRNGCQPSHLMFVDDKFIFFNGHKRTLDNLTDFLMRYQAASGQTVNRAKSKCFVVELQKTEDM